One Bacillus sp. 1780r2a1 DNA segment encodes these proteins:
- a CDS encoding MFS transporter yields the protein MNKSKSLYWKLSAYFFFFFFTWSSSYSLFSIWLGQEMNLNGAETGIIFSVNAIFALCMQPIYGYVSDKIGLKKNILFFISTLLVFVGPFYVFIYGPLLQANVIVGAVVGGLYLGVAFLAGIGAIESYIEKVSRKYSFEYGKSRMWGSLGWAAATFFAGQLFNINPNINFWVASVSAIILVLIILSVKVEMTDSEMNKAESVKMKDVWNLFLLKDFWFFMIYILGVTCIYGVYDQQFPIYYASLFPTEQLGNQVFGYLNSFQVFLEAGMMFLAPFIVNKLGAKNSLILAGFLMALRIIGSGLVGGPIGISSMKLIHALELPIMLIAIFKYLAANFDTRLSSILYLVGFQFASQVGASIMSPLAGRLYDLVGFRTTYLIMGGFVLFFTILSIFTLLNHKKRTGLKQADNVPKIV from the coding sequence ATGAATAAATCTAAAAGTTTGTATTGGAAGTTAAGCGCTTATTTTTTCTTTTTCTTTTTTACATGGTCATCGAGCTACTCATTATTTTCTATTTGGCTTGGACAAGAGATGAATTTAAACGGCGCTGAAACAGGTATTATCTTTTCTGTAAACGCTATCTTTGCTCTTTGTATGCAGCCGATTTATGGATATGTTTCTGATAAAATTGGTTTAAAGAAAAATATTTTATTTTTTATTAGTACGCTACTGGTGTTTGTAGGACCTTTTTACGTATTCATCTATGGCCCATTGCTCCAAGCCAATGTAATAGTTGGAGCAGTAGTAGGGGGATTATATCTTGGGGTGGCCTTCTTAGCAGGAATTGGAGCTATCGAATCTTATATTGAAAAAGTCAGTAGAAAGTATAGCTTTGAGTATGGAAAATCGAGAATGTGGGGATCTTTAGGCTGGGCGGCAGCGACGTTTTTTGCAGGGCAACTGTTTAATATCAATCCCAATATTAATTTTTGGGTCGCTTCTGTATCCGCTATCATTCTGGTTTTAATCATTTTATCGGTCAAAGTTGAAATGACAGATTCAGAGATGAATAAAGCCGAATCTGTGAAAATGAAAGACGTTTGGAATCTTTTTTTATTGAAAGACTTCTGGTTCTTCATGATTTATATACTTGGCGTTACGTGCATTTATGGCGTATATGACCAGCAATTTCCCATCTACTATGCATCCTTATTTCCAACGGAGCAGTTGGGAAATCAAGTTTTTGGTTATTTAAATTCATTTCAAGTTTTCTTGGAAGCTGGAATGATGTTTCTAGCACCTTTTATTGTTAATAAGCTTGGGGCAAAGAATAGCTTAATTCTAGCTGGCTTTCTGATGGCACTTCGCATTATCGGCTCTGGTTTGGTTGGTGGGCCAATTGGGATTTCATCTATGAAACTCATTCATGCACTTGAACTACCAATCATGTTAATTGCTATTTTTAAATATTTAGCAGCTAACTTTGATACACGTTTATCATCTATTCTTTACTTAGTTGGCTTTCAGTTTGCCTCACAAGTAGGAGCCTCTATTATGTCTCCTCTTGCAGGAAGGCTATACGATTTAGTTGGTTTTAGAACTACGTATTTAATTATGGGTGGATTTGTATTGTTTTTTACAATTCTATCAATCTTTACATTGTTAAATCATAAAAAGAGAACTGGCCTGAAGCAAGCTGACAACGTACCTAAAATAGTGTAG
- a CDS encoding MGMT family protein, which produces MKEFTQRVIQIIQNIPSGYIMTYGQIAKEAGNPRAARQVARILHSMSQKHNLPWHRVVNAKGEIVIKNEEGVWTQRTLLEKEGISVQEGKVAVEQYCFDKKA; this is translated from the coding sequence CTGAAAGAATTTACGCAGCGAGTTATTCAAATTATTCAAAATATCCCTAGTGGGTATATTATGACATATGGACAAATTGCAAAGGAAGCAGGAAATCCAAGGGCAGCGAGACAAGTAGCTCGCATTCTGCACTCTATGAGTCAAAAGCATAATTTACCGTGGCATCGTGTTGTAAATGCAAAAGGTGAGATTGTAATTAAAAATGAAGAAGGTGTTTGGACTCAAAGGACTCTTTTAGAGAAAGAAGGAATTTCTGTCCAAGAAGGAAAAGTAGCAGTAGAGCAGTATTGCTTTGATAAAAAAGCATAA
- a CDS encoding DPP IV N-terminal domain-containing protein has protein sequence MKKGFLWGAKIVVFILLISSIYLSYTQSNDPYRFFTGLGSEISISPNDDRFLFSYYKDGNEQVYRSSISGKDVQQLTTSSETRSHTPRYSSDGKRILFLTKKPGVDEPNVLNVANADGQSLQKISDDSLHVTDAVFSTNSQQIYFIGMPASDLGKLEGTEEGGNNLYAADVQTGKVKQLTKKDYFVMSDLAIDDEKVYYKIPNDQDYSDELYEYDIKTKKEQAVTQLKLPGDMYETTFSPTGNQVAYTAVSQESENSSLYEYELFLFDVQSNNTEQLTTLKSSVNSPVFFHKRNKVAFLHDTAWAAQPEEYKLKTIDLKTKEIQEVELAIPKDANNEVLSSLVGYIGNVYTIALLYVVLLSLFTYSFRKDKPYLIPIISLSIAIVGVIASFVTAAVFDPWAGIGIGTLSIGIAACSIILFLVAFFIKQVTTKRNHSL, from the coding sequence TTGAAAAAAGGATTTTTATGGGGCGCTAAGATTGTTGTTTTTATATTATTAATTAGTAGTATATATCTATCATATACGCAAAGTAACGATCCTTATCGCTTTTTTACAGGATTAGGGAGTGAAATTTCAATCTCTCCAAATGACGATCGCTTTTTATTTTCATATTATAAAGATGGAAATGAGCAGGTTTATCGTTCGAGTATAAGCGGAAAGGATGTGCAGCAGCTTACAACGTCGAGTGAAACTCGCAGTCATACACCCCGCTATTCAAGTGATGGCAAAAGAATTTTATTTTTAACAAAAAAACCGGGTGTTGATGAGCCAAACGTTCTTAACGTTGCGAATGCGGATGGGCAATCTCTTCAAAAGATTAGTGATGATTCTCTACACGTAACGGACGCCGTATTTTCAACGAACAGTCAGCAAATCTATTTTATTGGAATGCCAGCTTCAGATCTTGGGAAATTAGAAGGAACAGAAGAAGGTGGAAATAATCTCTACGCCGCAGATGTACAAACGGGAAAGGTTAAGCAACTAACAAAGAAAGACTATTTTGTCATGAGTGATTTGGCAATTGATGATGAAAAAGTTTATTATAAAATTCCTAACGATCAAGATTATAGTGATGAGCTATACGAGTATGATATAAAGACAAAAAAAGAGCAGGCCGTTACGCAGCTTAAATTACCTGGAGATATGTATGAAACAACATTTTCTCCAACTGGGAATCAAGTAGCTTATACAGCAGTCTCACAAGAATCTGAAAACAGTTCATTATACGAATATGAACTATTTTTATTCGATGTTCAATCAAATAACACAGAGCAGTTAACAACGTTAAAATCCAGCGTGAATTCTCCTGTATTTTTTCATAAGCGAAATAAAGTTGCCTTTCTACATGATACGGCCTGGGCAGCACAGCCTGAAGAGTATAAGCTAAAAACCATTGATTTAAAAACAAAAGAAATACAAGAAGTAGAGTTAGCAATTCCTAAGGATGCGAATAATGAGGTGCTGAGCAGTTTAGTTGGCTATATAGGAAACGTGTACACAATTGCACTATTATATGTCGTACTACTTTCTTTATTTACGTATTCGTTTCGTAAGGATAAACCATACTTAATACCGATTATTAGTCTTAGCATTGCGATTGTAGGAGTTATAGCAAGCTTTGTTACAGCGGCTGTTTTCGATCCATGGGCAGGCATTGGAATAGGGACGCTATCAATTGGCATCGCGGCATGCAGCATCATTTTATTTCTTGTTGCGTTTTTCATAAAACAGGTGACAACAAAACGTAATCATTCACTCTAA
- a CDS encoding ATP-binding protein, translating to MKTKWKMRIRTKILGGYFFIVCSLFIAIILLNNQIKSLQQERNFIIDHDIQIHELTGRIENSLLNMETGQRGYVLTGDSVYLAPYEQGQSQWLDDYNKLYQLLDDNSQREKLKEIKSTIESWIENAGEPTIKWQQEGNTKELESFFEVDSGRRYMDEMRSQFSSFREAEKAMTEQRAAELDNQNKNITLGMYGLLLFVALFSMIMGLFLSKSIVNTMKEVTNTIREIATSKNQLNTRIAVKTNDEIKELGDATNELLDSVEKRNWLQTNLAEVVTMYQGITSVRTLAEQFLITVSKITGASYGAFYIRNDEHDKIEFVKEASIADRFEDVGRESFKMGQGLIGQCALEKKQLYLTDLPEGYQLIGSGLGATVPKSVFIAPVLFEGEVIAVIELASLENFTALEKELMNLVIETFGLTINSVTRRMEIARLLSESQAMTEELQAQSEELQTQSEELQMQSEELQTINEQLEERTRDAEHQSEELLVAKKELEEKATQLELNSQYKSEFLANMSHELRTPLNSILILSEMLAENGDNRLTGEEEEYARIIHSSGSDLLGLINDILDLSKVEAGKLELLLSEVNMSELPQQLERQFAHVSEKKNVAFHVYKEDDVPNLFITDEKRVQQILKNLLSNAFKFTHQGEVSIFIRRASESISHPIKKLVDSNCWLEFEVRDTGIGIPKEKHELIFEAFQQADGATVRKYGGTGLGLSICSEFAKLLGGFITLHSEVSKGSSFTLYLPSLINGAVDYTQLEEAYSQVAVTFNEVEVMEEQPESTIEDQEENTSAKNDSNVFKGKKVLIVDDDQRNIFALQTALKKQGMDIITAQNGLECLEIVESKEHHIDLVLMDIMMPYMDGYETMQKIRQELELNDLPIIALTAKAMKNDREKCLEAGASDYISKPLDLSQLFSVMRVWLAN from the coding sequence ATGAAAACGAAATGGAAAATGAGGATACGCACAAAGATTTTAGGTGGCTATTTCTTTATTGTTTGTAGCTTATTTATAGCTATTATTCTTTTAAATAACCAAATTAAGTCTTTGCAACAAGAGCGAAATTTTATTATTGATCATGATATTCAAATTCATGAGTTAACAGGCCGAATCGAAAATAGTTTGTTGAATATGGAAACCGGTCAACGAGGCTATGTGCTCACAGGGGACTCAGTTTATCTAGCACCTTATGAACAAGGACAATCTCAATGGCTAGATGACTATAATAAGTTATATCAGCTATTAGATGATAATTCTCAACGAGAGAAGCTAAAGGAAATAAAGTCAACGATTGAAAGTTGGATTGAAAACGCTGGAGAACCAACAATTAAATGGCAGCAAGAAGGTAACACCAAAGAGCTAGAGTCGTTTTTCGAAGTAGATTCCGGCCGTCGCTACATGGATGAAATGCGAAGTCAGTTTAGTTCGTTTCGTGAAGCGGAAAAAGCAATGACCGAACAAAGAGCAGCAGAATTAGATAACCAAAATAAAAATATTACTCTAGGCATGTATGGTCTCCTTTTATTTGTAGCCTTATTTTCAATGATAATGGGCCTTTTTTTATCAAAGTCGATTGTTAATACAATGAAAGAAGTGACAAATACAATCAGGGAAATTGCTACATCAAAAAACCAGTTGAATACACGGATTGCCGTGAAAACAAATGACGAAATAAAAGAGCTGGGAGATGCAACTAATGAGCTGCTAGATAGTGTAGAAAAGCGAAATTGGCTTCAAACAAATCTTGCAGAAGTTGTGACGATGTATCAAGGCATCACGTCTGTCCGTACATTAGCGGAACAGTTTTTAATAACAGTCTCTAAAATAACGGGTGCTTCATATGGCGCCTTTTACATTCGAAATGATGAGCACGATAAGATTGAGTTTGTAAAGGAAGCCAGCATTGCTGATCGATTTGAAGACGTAGGAAGAGAATCATTTAAAATGGGACAAGGGCTTATTGGACAGTGTGCATTAGAGAAGAAACAGTTATATTTAACAGATTTACCTGAAGGGTATCAGTTGATTGGATCAGGCTTAGGTGCAACCGTACCTAAGAGTGTGTTTATTGCCCCTGTTTTATTTGAAGGTGAAGTTATTGCAGTTATAGAATTAGCAAGTTTAGAAAACTTTACTGCGCTTGAAAAAGAGCTTATGAATCTGGTGATTGAGACGTTTGGATTGACGATAAATAGCGTTACGAGACGAATGGAAATTGCTCGATTACTGTCAGAATCTCAAGCAATGACTGAAGAACTTCAAGCACAATCCGAAGAGCTTCAAACGCAGTCCGAAGAGCTACAGATGCAATCCGAAGAGCTTCAAACCATTAATGAACAGCTAGAGGAGCGCACGCGAGACGCAGAACATCAGTCTGAAGAGCTTTTGGTCGCTAAAAAAGAGCTAGAAGAAAAAGCAACTCAACTTGAATTAAATTCACAATACAAGTCTGAGTTTTTAGCAAATATGTCTCATGAGCTGCGTACCCCTCTTAATAGTATATTAATTTTATCAGAGATGCTTGCAGAAAATGGAGACAACAGGCTTACAGGTGAAGAAGAAGAATATGCGCGTATTATTCATTCTTCAGGCAGTGATTTATTGGGGTTAATTAACGATATCTTAGACCTATCAAAAGTAGAAGCAGGAAAGCTAGAGCTACTTTTAAGCGAAGTAAATATGAGCGAGCTTCCACAACAGCTAGAGCGTCAGTTTGCTCATGTATCGGAAAAGAAAAATGTAGCTTTTCATGTATACAAAGAAGATGATGTACCGAATCTGTTTATAACAGATGAAAAGCGTGTTCAACAAATTTTGAAGAACTTGCTGTCCAATGCTTTTAAATTTACTCATCAAGGAGAAGTATCTATTTTTATTCGACGAGCAAGTGAAAGCATCTCTCATCCAATAAAGAAATTGGTGGATTCAAACTGTTGGCTCGAGTTTGAAGTAAGAGATACGGGAATTGGTATTCCTAAAGAAAAGCATGAACTGATCTTTGAAGCTTTTCAACAAGCGGATGGTGCCACGGTTCGTAAGTACGGTGGTACAGGTTTAGGGTTGTCTATTTGTAGCGAATTTGCAAAGCTTTTAGGTGGTTTTATTACGCTTCATAGTGAAGTAAGCAAAGGAAGTTCATTTACGCTTTATTTACCAAGCTTAATTAATGGAGCTGTGGATTATACTCAGCTAGAAGAAGCGTACAGCCAAGTGGCAGTAACGTTTAATGAAGTAGAAGTTATGGAAGAACAGCCGGAAAGCACAATTGAAGATCAAGAAGAAAATACTTCGGCTAAAAACGACTCAAACGTATTCAAAGGAAAGAAAGTACTAATTGTTGATGATGATCAGCGAAATATTTTCGCTTTACAAACAGCATTGAAAAAACAAGGAATGGACATCATCACGGCTCAAAATGGCCTTGAGTGTTTAGAAATTGTAGAGTCAAAAGAGCATCATATTGACTTAGTTCTAATGGACATTATGATGCCATATATGGATGGATACGAAACAATGCAAAAGATTCGTCAAGAGTTGGAACTAAATGATTTGCCAATTATTGCATTAACCGCAAAAGCGATGAAAAATGATCGGGAAAAATGCTTAGAAGCAGGGGCGTCTGACTATATTAGCAAGCCGTTAGATCTTAGTCAGCTATTTTCGGTGATGCGCGTGTGGTTAGCAAACTGA
- a CDS encoding fused response regulator/phosphatase: MAILLVDDNSVNLFVIDKILKGAGYTDTVSLTSAQELFTYLKVDELHAKTPPVDLILLDIMMPEIDGIEACRRIQTVERLRNIPIIFVTALEDSSKLVEALDAGGSDYITKPINKVELLARIRVALRLKSELDWHSEHEKKIQTELDLATNVQRNLLSQLLKEDDIKMDVSYLPSFKLAGDMYYCHKIDKHRYGIILFDMMGHGISASLVCMFISSVLREAIKLLVDPELVIKELNRYMTLLHTEKDHIPYYFTGIYIVIDTKNKTVEYVNAGHPPGFMLIDGKDVLPLERGSCAVGFFDDIIVNKFIVSFEEDVQLLLFTDGALEAMGPSEVEATEQLKLITSQKWEDTSIIMDQILPPEQRENQPDDMCLLLVQAKAI; this comes from the coding sequence ATGGCCATTTTATTGGTAGACGATAATTCCGTCAACTTATTTGTAATTGATAAAATTTTAAAAGGTGCCGGCTATACTGATACCGTATCACTAACATCAGCACAAGAGCTTTTCACCTATCTAAAAGTGGATGAACTTCATGCAAAAACACCGCCTGTTGATTTAATTCTATTAGACATTATGATGCCTGAAATCGATGGTATTGAAGCGTGTCGCCGTATTCAAACCGTCGAGCGTTTGAGGAACATCCCCATTATTTTCGTCACGGCTCTTGAGGACTCTTCCAAGCTTGTTGAAGCGCTGGACGCTGGAGGAAGCGACTATATTACCAAGCCCATTAACAAAGTAGAATTGCTAGCTCGCATACGAGTTGCGCTTCGGCTGAAATCAGAGCTTGACTGGCACTCTGAGCACGAAAAGAAGATTCAAACAGAGCTTGATTTAGCTACAAACGTTCAGCGAAACCTTCTTAGTCAATTATTAAAAGAAGATGATATTAAAATGGACGTGTCCTATTTACCATCTTTTAAGCTAGCAGGTGACATGTATTACTGTCATAAAATTGATAAGCATCGATATGGAATTATCTTATTTGATATGATGGGGCACGGAATTTCAGCTTCTCTTGTATGTATGTTTATCTCATCTGTTCTCAGAGAAGCCATTAAACTTCTTGTTGACCCTGAGCTTGTAATTAAAGAATTAAATCGCTATATGACTCTACTTCATACTGAAAAAGATCATATTCCTTATTATTTCACGGGTATTTATATTGTGATTGATACAAAGAATAAAACAGTCGAATACGTAAACGCAGGGCATCCTCCGGGCTTTATGTTGATTGATGGGAAGGACGTTTTGCCGTTGGAGCGAGGAAGCTGTGCCGTTGGTTTTTTTGATGACATTATCGTCAATAAGTTTATAGTATCATTTGAAGAGGACGTTCAGCTCTTATTATTTACAGATGGTGCGTTAGAGGCGATGGGACCTTCCGAAGTGGAGGCAACTGAACAGCTAAAATTAATTACCTCTCAAAAGTGGGAAGACACCTCCATTATCATGGATCAAATTCTTCCTCCCGAACAGCGTGAAAATCAACCTGATGACATGTGTTTACTGCTTGTTCAAGCTAAAGCTATTTAA
- a CDS encoding protein-glutamate O-methyltransferase CheR, giving the protein MDTNQLEVNEASYKSNLELELLLEAIYRLSGFDFRKYAQSSVYRRIQNRMNIDGIPTISRVIEKVVHDEEFLEQILNDLSINVTEMFRNPTFFKAFRTKVVPLLKQHKEIRIWHAGCATGEEVFSMAILLQEEGLIDKSVIYATDMNEEVLQKARQGTFSLRKMKDYTKNYIQAGGTEAFSQYYQTDHLYAYFHRSLLKNIIFAQHNLVTDQSFNEFHVIICRNVLIYFTNELQEQVYDLFSESLCEGGFLGLGDKETLRFSAGAELYEEFVGNERIYRKKVT; this is encoded by the coding sequence ATGGATACAAATCAACTAGAAGTAAACGAGGCATCATATAAATCAAATCTAGAGCTGGAGTTGCTATTAGAGGCGATTTATCGACTATCTGGATTTGATTTTAGAAAATATGCCCAGTCCTCTGTATATCGACGAATTCAAAACCGAATGAACATTGATGGCATTCCAACGATTTCGAGAGTAATTGAAAAAGTTGTGCATGACGAGGAATTTCTAGAGCAAATTTTAAACGATTTATCAATTAATGTAACAGAGATGTTTAGAAACCCAACGTTTTTTAAAGCATTTCGTACGAAAGTCGTTCCCTTACTAAAACAGCATAAAGAAATTCGAATTTGGCATGCTGGCTGTGCAACGGGTGAAGAAGTCTTTTCAATGGCTATTCTGTTACAAGAAGAGGGATTGATTGATAAATCAGTTATATATGCAACAGATATGAACGAAGAAGTCCTTCAAAAGGCAAGACAAGGAACATTTTCGCTTCGCAAAATGAAAGATTATACCAAAAACTATATACAAGCTGGTGGAACCGAAGCATTTTCACAATATTACCAAACCGATCATCTCTATGCTTATTTTCACCGAAGTTTATTGAAAAACATTATCTTCGCACAGCATAATTTGGTAACGGATCAGTCATTCAATGAATTTCACGTTATCATTTGCCGCAACGTGCTCATTTATTTTACAAATGAGCTTCAAGAGCAAGTATATGATTTGTTTTCAGAAAGTTTATGTGAAGGTGGATTTTTAGGACTTGGAGATAAAGAGACGCTGCGTTTCTCAGCTGGAGCTGAATTGTATGAAGAATTTGTAGGAAATGAGCGAATTTATCGAAAAAAAGTCACATAA
- a CDS encoding DUF2628 domain-containing protein: protein MKDSTTHPLSLDAQHKVVQTNTSYYHTKWSSVADPAENNSWNWMAFLFFPFWLAYRKLYKLFLIIALIDIPLLVATYIVDVPFLVEVLFYLVIAVVIGINANRWYYKHAFKLVQSAMDLPEEKQILYLKDKGGTHIGSLIGLNALVIAFSIGADYGLSYLPTKTNAKDIMRYSDEGITLEAFTDHPTWTYIKKEDNHHIIQFKGYDYSEKEHVRILFYTYIHKQVYEWHEVYINGKKLSDEEAEEYEYWIEDNTFY, encoded by the coding sequence ATGAAAGATTCCACAACCCATCCTTTATCACTTGATGCTCAGCATAAAGTAGTGCAAACCAATACCTCTTACTACCATACAAAATGGAGCTCGGTTGCAGACCCGGCTGAAAATAACAGCTGGAACTGGATGGCATTTTTATTTTTCCCATTCTGGCTTGCCTACCGGAAGTTATACAAACTCTTTTTAATTATTGCGCTCATTGATATCCCACTGCTTGTTGCAACATATATCGTTGATGTTCCATTTCTGGTTGAAGTACTTTTTTATTTGGTGATTGCCGTCGTAATAGGGATAAATGCTAATCGTTGGTACTATAAGCATGCTTTTAAACTGGTACAGTCCGCTATGGACCTTCCAGAAGAAAAACAAATTCTTTATTTAAAAGATAAAGGTGGCACACACATCGGTAGTTTAATTGGATTAAACGCACTTGTTATTGCTTTTAGTATTGGAGCTGATTATGGTCTATCCTATTTGCCTACTAAAACAAATGCCAAAGACATTATGAGGTACAGCGATGAAGGCATAACGTTAGAAGCATTTACGGATCATCCAACGTGGACGTATATTAAAAAAGAAGATAACCATCATATTATTCAGTTTAAAGGCTATGACTATTCGGAGAAAGAGCATGTACGTATCCTATTTTATACATATATTCATAAGCAAGTATACGAGTGGCATGAAGTCTACATAAACGGTAAAAAGCTAAGTGATGAAGAAGCTGAGGAATACGAATATTGGATTGAAGATAATACGTTTTATTAA
- a CDS encoding LacI family DNA-binding transcriptional regulator: protein MKPKISDVAKRAGVSPTTVSRVLNNRGYISEETKARVHQAMKDINYFPNDVARSLFNKRTNVIGLIFPTVSNPFFGELTFYIENICTKLGYKVLLCNSLNRVDEEEKYVEMLMRNQVDGIIVGTHNRGIIDYHKEHLAVVAIDRNLSDTIPVVSSDNYAGGKLATELLLKKGCHHIVHLNGPVELETPARFRRKAYEDVMRQSGKEPITYEIPATFDRRSQQGIIKQLFDEQVNVDGIFASDDVIAASVLREAKRRGRDVPSALKVVGYDGTDVTQTLLPELTTIKQPIEQIAQESVNLLLKAIEGKFEEMPLETKLPVQLLEGSTT from the coding sequence ATGAAACCAAAAATTAGCGATGTGGCCAAACGCGCTGGCGTATCACCAACGACGGTATCTCGCGTTTTAAATAATCGAGGGTATATTAGTGAAGAAACAAAAGCACGGGTGCATCAAGCGATGAAAGATATTAACTACTTCCCGAATGACGTAGCGCGTTCCCTATTTAATAAGCGAACAAACGTCATTGGTTTAATCTTTCCAACCGTTTCCAATCCATTCTTTGGTGAACTGACGTTTTACATTGAAAATATTTGTACTAAATTAGGGTACAAAGTGCTTTTGTGTAATAGCTTAAACCGAGTAGATGAAGAAGAGAAATACGTTGAAATGTTAATGCGTAACCAAGTGGATGGAATTATTGTTGGGACGCATAACCGAGGTATCATTGACTATCACAAAGAACATCTTGCCGTTGTAGCTATCGATCGGAATTTATCTGACACTATACCAGTTGTTAGTTCAGATAACTATGCAGGTGGAAAGTTAGCGACAGAATTGTTGCTGAAAAAAGGATGTCACCATATTGTTCATTTAAATGGACCAGTCGAATTAGAAACGCCAGCGAGGTTTAGACGAAAAGCATATGAAGACGTCATGAGGCAAAGTGGAAAAGAACCAATTACTTATGAAATTCCCGCAACGTTTGATCGCCGCAGTCAACAGGGGATAATTAAACAACTGTTTGATGAACAAGTTAACGTAGATGGGATTTTTGCTAGTGATGATGTCATTGCAGCTTCGGTTTTACGAGAAGCTAAGAGGCGAGGAAGAGACGTTCCTAGTGCTTTAAAAGTAGTTGGATATGATGGCACAGATGTAACACAAACGCTGCTTCCAGAGTTAACAACTATTAAGCAGCCGATTGAACAAATTGCTCAAGAATCTGTTAATCTACTGCTAAAAGCTATTGAAGGAAAGTTTGAGGAAATGCCTTTAGAAACCAAGCTACCTGTTCAGTTATTGGAAGGAAGCACAACGTAA